The nucleotide window TATCATTCCATGTAGTATTAAAACTCTTGCAGAAATTGCAAATGGTATTGGATCGAATCTTCTATCCAGAACTGCATTAAATTTCATCAGAACAAATAAAAGGTTAGTTCTAGTAATTAGGGAAACCCCATTAGGTGCTATAGAACTTGAAAATGCCCTAAAGTTAGCTAGATTGGGGGTTTATATAATGCCAGCTTCTCCTGCCTTCTATATCTTACCAAAAAACATTGATGACATGATTAACTTCATTGTAGGCAAGGCTTTAGACTTACTGGGAATAAAGCATGATATATACAAGAGATGGAAGGGATAGTATGAAAACCTCTAATCCTAGTAGCAGTTTTCTGAAAACAACGCGTAATATAAACTGTTCATATTCATAATCCAAATTAGAGCATTGGTCTAATGTTAAATACTTGGAATTATTTTTGTAAAAGATTTTGTGTTCCTCATAGACTAATATCCCATTATCATTCATTTCCTCTCTGCCTTTTTTGGAGATTTTACTTAGTACCTTTAATCATCTTCCTTTTATAGAACTATCTCCATAACTGATTTAATTCTAGTCTTTCATTGAGTAATTTAATTTCTAGATTTTTAAAAATGTGTACACTTATCTATGTTCTACAAGCTTTCTATACACATCATTACAATCCTTAACTTATAAAATAGAGTCATAAGACATCTAATCCTTTTTTGCCAAATTTCTTAGATATTATCTCTTTCATTTTATCGTCGTAATCCTCTTTTTCAAGTTCTTTTTCAATTTCATTATCCCTTTCATTCTTCTTGTTAATGGCAAATGCGCATTTGTTACCAGGTAATAGTGCTCTCTTTTCACAATAAGCGTATTGGCATTCACCAGTTATACATACATCTCCTACCCATCTGCAATAGCCGACTTTGTATGGATTCCCTTTTGCGTATTTTACTTGAACTAATAGTGCTCTCTTATTACACCTGAAATATGGACACAAATAGTTACACTTATCTCCTAAAGGCATTGGTTTCTGCTCATCAGTAAAGGAGGGCTGTCTTTCAAAGCCTCTATTTCCGTTCCTCAAACTACTTATACCCCCAAACTTTTAGACAATCATATTAAACTTACATTTTGACCCATTTAAACATTATGTATCTTATACCTTCACTTTTACGATCCACTAGAGCCAATACTAATCTCTTTTTAGTGCTATGTGAGACTCTACCGAAACTCAATAGTTCATGAGGTGTGATTTCCTCATCAATATCAACAGCAATAACGACATAGGGTGCATGTTCTAATCCTGGCCCTAATGTATATACCGCAAAGTCCGCTCCATACTTTACTCCAGATCTAACTATAAATCCTTTTTCCCTTAAGTCTTCATAAACTTTGTATAAGATCTCGAATTTATTAATCTTCATTGCACTATATTCATATAATTTCTTATACTCAAGAAGGTCGCCATTTTTATCCACAACATTAATTAAACCC belongs to Saccharolobus solfataricus and includes:
- a CDS encoding UbiX family flavin prenyltransferase, with the protein product MVSGMVKEAGTKNRREKTKRIIIGISGASGTIYGIRTVQFLNELGYEIHIIISKSAEKVAQKELGINLINELKKYSSYIYNQSQIEASPSSSSFSITSKGMIIIPCSIKTLAEIANGIGSNLLSRTALNFIRTNKRLVLVIRETPLGAIELENALKLARLGVYIMPASPAFYILPKNIDDMINFIVGKALDLLGIKHDIYKRWKG
- the endA gene encoding tRNA-intron lyase — encoded protein: MVKALLVGSKVLVPSIDESRYLYSNGFYGKPIGISKPKGPKDIVRPLELSLIESVYLTKKGLINVVDKNGDLLEYKKLYEYSAMKINKFEILYKVYEDLREKGFIVRSGVKYGADFAVYTLGPGLEHAPYVVIAVDIDEEITPHELLSFGRVSHSTKKRLVLALVDRKSEGIRYIMFKWVKM